acacatcatcatatacgaactacattctttttctaccatatcattcatcattctcatatactttttcaacgattccaaccaacatgtcaaccaactatcatgcaacatactttcaacaaaccatatacaacacaattaacttacacgtcacacatatacccacggactccacgttcccataccatgtggtggcttaagtatcatggggccaagattttgaagtgagggcgcctactcacccaaaacctagcatcagccggggctcccattacacatacaccaggttcattttattagactccctatgttcattatgttcatttgttacaggttccaagatcgtcgctctgataccatttgtaacacccccatactccaagtgccttaccaggaccactcaggtataaggatactaccatctcggttgcccgaggtactgaatatcataagacaataaagaaacgtacttttaaagtaattatagattaagtgattacatgttcaaaccaaaactaataaaaggaattacaaggttctcatacggtctctacaaactaaaactatcaaagctactagacttcgccCGACacaaacggaagacttctaaccgccacgtgatgactcatcccggctatcccatacgcgtcatatcacaccgctcaataatcgctcaccaccccgaatggatcaccacagtttttaaaacatttaaacgggtcgatactaatcacacaattcaatacatatatcaacaataagataaacagacaatttgaatctgtcacacacacacacacacacacaccaccaactcccatcgtctcaatatcgaccgtccactttggaccagcccgcgatgggggaccgcagccgttcccacctaagccccgctcatcgtacgagcgataatcctgtcccattaatgtgcacatcccctttcgtggcgggttccacgaagggcgaaactagggcgtgagatcactcccgcaagtgaccccactcagccgagaacgcatctcgagagccaaagaaaccaatcacaatcacaatcacaatcacaatcacaatcacaatcatcatgttaaacaactaactacagcacatcaccaatatcccattatgggactaatactgagtaggaaatcctacctggatagcacaacacgcagacggtatctacaaatttgcctcaaaacgcctcttctatgaactctcctcctaccatacaacacatagatactactattcaattactattcataaaaacccccaattcctaaattggggtttcactaatcttaacaaaacattatataaattacattaaaagcttaccctcgacgcaaggaatccaacgacacaaactacgatgcaaaccgaccgtctgaactccgggaattgtcaagaacgcgattaggaagaagacaagttgctttctctcttaaacaggttttaggttttgtaaaaagtgatttagaacaaagacgaattggtttaaataccttaatcgcgtaattaacaaaacccgagaaaactccccgtaaaaccggacactcgatcgagtacccaaggtactcgatcgagtaccccttactcgatcgagtaccctgacctactcgatcgagtacccaacaggtcagaaactattttatttcgcaacttgcccttactcgacagagtaagggctactcgatagagtaccccaagacttataaatacggagtattacaataacatgctaaatcatgcataacatggtccaaacatgggatgaatgagccaaaaccgaattTTTGGTTGAGGCATGGGCTGCTTATATAGAAggtaggctcgcgcctaaagccgcCCCTCACCttaaatccaaaccgtgtttaTGATCtattcttctcttttattttcatttcatatttgtaatcggtttttaccatttcaaatatttcaaaccatttttatgacaagtttttaaccataaaacattttcacccttggttcctaataccatgacggtttaatccgtgtctcggtgataatatttgattaattatattataaaaggtattttaaaatcttttatttcatttctttacattttgaagggtattttaaagcctttctcatttctttacattttcaaaacaaatgtattagtcaccaacacaaaatcatccttggttctacataccatgttgtggacacggggggcgcttgggaacaagcgtttgcatttgtggagtcgccacttatttttatgggaaattggaaccgttcgaatacctcgtgccatgttaagacacaaagtagtgacatgaacactaagaactcgttacccttagcattctatgtctagaatgactctcgtggatgccaatgaacacggatgttcacagagatctggagtaaggggtgagagtacgtattaCGAAgctcttttactgaacacctaatctcgcccacctcgatagcggcctctactaatgattagggaaatcgttcgtatttgatatgttgtcgattatatgcatgcaatgcaacatccatcattttgatcctagcatgtgaattaatactatgtcggtgaacatataatttagcactcaattatgtcgaattgggaagttaaattaatttacatgtgagaaacaAATAAGTCATCCAAAataaatgataaataaataacgataaaaactacaataaattacaatgatatAAGTGATTTACAtaaaaaatatacttaagacggacgatttgagaaaaataaaggaaaataaataaggttagaaaatatggacagattaggAGTGATATTATgactaatagtcgattaatacgtaactaAAGGATTTAGGTCAAAGTAAGagcggaagttcagagacagaactcatcccggaacaggcgcagcattgctgcgtcccttggaagaggcgcagctttcACTGCGTATGTTCCTGAggtgagctctggctgtgaagtcagaactgcgagtTGTTAATATTAGTTGGTATGTTTAAAGGTTGATTTATCGATATTCGACTTAAgtggaagtgatttagcatgttaatTATATATGggaccgtcataaaagcgataaacagaAATTAGAacggattaaaactaattaaaacgagttataacgaattataaacgaGTTAGAACTAATCAGGTTTAATTATAGAAACGAACTGAAAGATATGATAAACTGGAAATAAACAtgtacaaaagtcgaattccagagatttgatatgaatgaatcgaatctccaaaacccgggtttgatttaatgacgaaaacccgcaaatatcgattattagggatttaagtcggaaataaaGTATGATAAATATTAATAATGTATTAAATTTTATTACGTATGAATGAAAATAAGAAATTAAGACATTAAAACAAAAAGGAACGAAATCAACAGAAaactgaggaagaagaagaagagcaggaactacggcagcctctggaagaggcgcatcagttgatgcgtttcttctcgacgtctggttactgcCGATCCGTAAAAGCAGTTTAATAAAAGGGTTTTAtaagtcggttttaaacatatttatgacgtaaatcttacattaattggtgcaaaaataaaatacaataaaaagatgggatttacaccctcagacttacatgtttgacgaaacgagattaactaagttaaagttttagtgattgctcgactcgaatgtatgtagaaagtgccctcgtaagaggatttagattaagttgattgatgtgaagtggtcaaattggtcggtcatgcaacgtgattggtactcagaatgatctaagcttacgtggtcgattgatcaagcacgtagacatcAAAAGCTTaaagcacggtcttagaatgcaaagggacaaaagaagggcggacactcgcgtgaaaaatatgtggaacgaaggtccctatttatactaaaaaatatgaagagttatggaatgactcaaactttggaaacaaatcacggcaAAATCAAAAAAAAGCGAGAAATGAGGGAAGGGAAGAAGGGCGCGGCAttgctgcgacccttggaagaggcgcagcatctgctgcgtcatttccccagtggtttcctcctgcggaagaaagaataccgcgtttcttttatggaattgcggtggatctctacttccttatttcgtaaaataagattttcgggatatattttaccaaaagatataaaattaatttatgggataaaaatccgaaatattctaggacattccgactcggcattttaaacggtttattagaaaataaaGCTGTTTTTGACACGGACTCTGATGCGTGcgatttatatagacttttttgcctcttattgcacgcatttctatgcctttttgtatcgCTTTATAttacaaaatgccccgaattgtctactttggtttctcttgtcttatttgcaggaatgaaccaaagagatgctaaatcaagcctaaaacatgtacctatgcatgcatttaggagatgagttgagtcggagcttggaaactactaattgtgatgcgcaaagaagtaagatagctaggcgagcaaaggaagaacttcaaattactagtgcctactttaaagagccatatctctagttctacaattgattttcaggtgattccaattggagatgaaagcttgtcctcttagctttccaaatcCACCGTAAACGCTCTGTTTtcctaagtaacgaagaaatggcagccgttggaagttcagtgcgcaaagcaggaattgtgcgctggaaagtactcgatcgagtactatagtgttcgatcgactcctttttctactcgatcgaatgtgcctttttgataagtgttcgatcgagtacctaaagtactcgatcgagaggttttagcttggatttgttcgatcgagtgatataaagttgctcgatcgagtgactagctatatactcgggatttttattccgtgttaggtttatcttttgtttattctcattccctatataaggaagtcgtcattaggtctTAATTACACTTTTTCATACTCTACTTTTCTCTAATTACTGCTGAACCTTTCTCTGCCTCTTTTCTCTCCGGATTCAATCTTGTAacctttctcttcctttaatttCAATCTCTTTGCTCTTAATTATTGCTCTTTCATTTTATTgtgtttgtttgatttgtttATGTTACATCTCTATTGTCTTTCTACTATGTCTTCTCTTAGTTATttcatgattattgttattgttgttaatctcaagaacatgagtagctaatctctttTATATTAGGATTAgagaatccatggtaggattgtgacgatgtagcgaataggctagacgatttacatgtgagaatctgtctcCATAGCAATATAATTacaacaccaatttagttgaatgcatgcttctaaattacattaatctggttaactttactcctggatcggaagattggaataaatagatctgctatgaacagtagactactctaatgaggacggaagttaagttagtggaaatctaggatagaaagtggaccggaaggacctttcccttatccttatcacagtagattgtctaggctatttgcaattgAGTCGATTGactccatggtgaaccgaaatcctggcatactcTCTCTTATTTGGGCTTATCGTATTTTCTCACTTTTATTGCTCTCACTTTATTTCTCTCTCCCTTAacttttagtagtttagaaaatcaaatacaaaacccccaattgtgacttagatagacggacttacaaATAGATACcttacctccctgtggagatcgaccctacttatcgctagcttctgttagttatatttaggtatttatttttggtacctggcgacagtatcaaattttggcgctgttgccggggaggcaattggcctatttatctgtttattttCGTCTGTCTtccgcctcaagggatttattccttgaggcagtttttatctttttccttcagtgttgttttgataggtcctacaggtcctacctagacaggattctaggagaaagatcgtcaaagggaagacTTCAGTACCTTTGACCCTTCTACCAAGATGTCTAGTGTATCCCGAATTATAGCACAGTTTGAAGCTTAGAATGTAAGATCTGGcaagctggagagtagacagTCTTGGGAGTGGTTCACCTCAGCTCCATACTACGGCACAACAAGTGGTCCAGTGTAAGAGATGTGGTACTGCGGGGCACGAAGCTGTCATTTGTCTAGCAGATGATGATGTAGTCTATGCATTTAGGCGGCGTAGACAGGCCAGTCATTCTTCTGcacatgtgccgccacatccatttcAGCAACGAGGCGACCAAGAGTCTCCATTTGTTTGGCCGCCGTCacaacaaactcctcctcctaatAAGCAGAAAGAATAAATTGTTGAGTTGACATCTATAGTGAAGTCACTTGCTCTTCAAGTGCAAGAAGTTGTGTATGCAAACTGGAACTAAGATGTATGAGCTAGCTAAGAAATTGAAGAATCTGAAGCAGGGGCTCAAACAGCTGAACAGGTCCAGGTTTGCTGATATTGAGAATAATGCTGAGGTGGCtctcactaaactaaataaaatacAGCAAAGCTTGGGAGTGAATCCTCGGGACTCGAGCCTTATTCAACAAGAATGTGAGGCTAGAGAAGTTTATCAACATTGGTCAAGCTCGAACCAGTTCCTGCAACAAAAGGCAAAGATGAAATGGAGTGCAGATGGGGATGCAAATACTTCATTCTTCCATGGCATCTTGAAGACTAGGAGGAGACAAAATCAGACAAGACAGACATCGATCATCAGGGAAATCATCACACGATAAGGAGGGGGTTCAAGAGAGTTTTCTAAGATTCTATACCCAGTTGTTAGGCCAGTCTCACCCCACAACCCCTGTTAGTCCCAGAGTAGTACAGCAAGGTAATAAATGTGATGAGTCTCACCACCAGATGTTACTGATGCCAATTACTGATGCAGAAATCAAAAGCACTATCTTCAGTATACCAGATGACAAAGCTCCAGGTCCAGATGGCTACTCTAGTCATTTCTTTAAAACTAGTTGGGATCTTGTTGGAGGAGATGTATGTTTGCAGATCCATGAATTTTTTAGGAATGGCAAAATGCTCACGCAATTGAATGCTACTAATGTTACTTTAATCCCTATGGTGCCAAATCCTTTGATTGTAATGCAATTCAGGCCCATTGCATGTTGTAATGTGGTATACAAATGCATTTCAAAACTTCTTTGTGCAAGGCTTGCTTTGGTTCTCCCTCATATAATTTCTGTCACTCAAGGAGGTTTTATTCAAGGTAGAAGCATTATGGAGAACATTCTAATTTGTCAAGATCTTGTTAAACTTTATGGAAGGAAGAGTGTCTCCCCTAGATGTCTATTCAAAATAGACCTGCAGAAGGCTTATGACTCAGTGGAGTGGAGTTTCCTTTTTCGGATCTTCGCACGAATTAAATATTCCATTTGGTTTTATTGCTCTCATTAAGGAATGTGTCACAACTGCAACTTATACCTTGAATTTGAATGGGGATAGCTTTGGTTGGTTTAAGGGACAAAGAGGATTAAGACAAGGAGATCCTTTGTCCCCTTTGCTCTTTACAATTTGTATGGAATATCTTACTTGATTGCTATCCTATACTACCTCTACAATGAAGTTCAGGTTTCACCCTCTTTGCAAATCAATGAAATTGAGTAGCTTAATGTTTGCAGACGATTTGTTGCTCTTTTCTAAAGGGGATGTGGGTTCCATTATGATCCTGCTACGCACTTTCTCAACCTTTTCTCAAGCATCAGGACTTCAGATGAGTAGGGGAAAATCGAATGTGTATTTTAATGGAGTATCTAGTGAAGTCAGAAGAGAAATAGTTCAGGTTTCAGGCTGCATTGAAGGCAAATTACCTTTCAAGTACCTTGGAGTGCCAATTAAACCATCTAAATTATCAATCAAAGACTGCCAACCATTGATTGATAAAGTTTTTGAGAGGATAAGACAACTGGGAACCAAAAAACTCTCGTATGCTGGGAGACTGGTGTTGATAAAAGCAGTATACAGAACTCTACATTCCTACTGGGCTTCTATTTTCATCATTCCAAAGGCAGTGCTCCTCAAAATTGAAGCAATATGCAGGAACTTCTTGTGGCATGGAGGGACTGAATATGCTAGGACCCCTCTTGTTGCTGGTCAAAACTTTGCACTAATCGAAGGAGGGGGACTTGGTCCGAGAGATGAGTACAGTTGGAATAAAGCGCGAGTTGGGAAACTGGTGCAGTGGATTCGAGGCTCACCCATCTAAACTATGGGTGCAATGGGTGTATAGTGTCTACCTGAAGGGACAAGAATGGGAGGACTATAACCCTCCCCAGGATGCCAGTTGGACGTGGAAAAAAGTTTGTAAATTGAAGCAGGAGTTTCAGCCAGCATATCATCAGAATGAATGGGCTATGGTACCAGGTAAGGAGTATACTATCAAGAAGGGGTATAGCTGGTTAAGGCCAACCAGCCAGGCTGTAAGCTGGTCTCATATTGTTTGGACCAAATGGTCCATTCCCAAACACAGTTTTATAGCTTGGTTGTATTATCAGCAAGGGTTTAATACCAAACACAAGCTCTACAGATTTGGTATTGTCCCTGACAGTAGCTATTGTATTTGTGCTCAAAAGGAAGAGTCACCTCCTCACCTCTTCTTCCAGTGCCAGTACAGCAGGAGAGTTATTCAGAAAGTTCAGGATTGGACGGGTGTGACTATGTCTGCGACTAATACCCAGAATTGGTGGCAACACAGGAGGTTCACGAGACTGAAGAATGGGGTCCTGAATAGTATACTCAATGCTGCTATGTATTATATCTGGAATCAGAGGAATGCAAGCAGGCATGAGGGTGTTATAATTAGTCCTGGCAGGTGTGTGATGATGATACAAGCGGATATCAGGAACAGGATTAAGCATCAGTTGCAGGGTACAGTGTCAAGAAAGGATAAGCATTGGATTGAGAAATTGCTGCACTAGCTAGTATGATCTACTATATGGTCTTCTTTGAAGTATGGTAGATGATATAG
The Silene latifolia isolate original U9 population chromosome 11, ASM4854445v1, whole genome shotgun sequence genome window above contains:
- the LOC141613995 gene encoding uncharacterized protein LOC141613995, yielding MPITDAEIKSTIFSIPDDKAPGPDGYSSHFFKTSWDLVGGDFRFHPLCKSMKLSSLMFADDLLLFSKGDVGSIMILLRTFSTFSQASGLQMSRGKSNVYFNGVSSEVRREIVQVSGCIEGKLPFKYLGVPIKPSKLSIKDCQPLIDKVFERIRQLGTKKLSYAGRLVLIKAVYRTLHSYWASIFIIPKAVLLKIEAICRNFLWHGGTEYARTPLVAGQNFALIEGGGLGPRDEYSWNKARVGKLGQEWEDYNPPQDASWTWKKVCKLKQEFQPAYHQNEWAMVPGKEYTIKKGYSWLRPTSQAVSWSHIVWTKWSIPKHSFIAWLYYQQGFNTKHKLYRFGIVPDSSYCICAQKEESPPHLFFQCQYSRRVIQKVQDWTGVTMSATNTQNWWQHRRFTRLKNGVLNSILNAAMYYIWNQRNASRHEGVIISPGRCVMMIQADIRNRIKHQLQGTVSRKDKHWIEKLLH